The genomic region TTATGAGCATCTGTCTTTTTTGAGGTTTACAGTTTACACTCACCTTTCTTTCCAAGTTTTTAATCTCTATCCTCCACACTGTTTGTGTGACAGTTCTAAGCTTTAGAATCCATGGTATACCCCATAAAATCAGGTATCTTCGAAGTGCCGCCCCAAAAGTACAGGGCAGGAAAACACTTAACTTGGGTCACTAATTAGTCAATAGGGAAATCACAAGTTAAATCCAAAGTGCATCGGCCTGTCTTAAAATCCCGAcaatttatttagaataaaactcaaaatgaattgtACTCTTGAATGTGGATGGATAATTTCCGGAATAAGTCAGAAGCTGATAGCATGGTACCCTCTGAAGGATGAAGGGAGATTTTATTCCCCACCGAAAATTTTTGTTCTAAATTTTGCACTTTCTGCACATATAACTTTAAAGCTACTTCTCTCAGTGAACGGCATGGTTAAAACAATCCTGTCTAGCCCTTCTACTTGCGCCCCCTACAGCTCTAGAAAAATCTCGCGAGGACACTCAAAAACACGCGGTACCCGGGAGGACAGAAAGCAACAGCCTAAGGCTTCCTCCGCTGGGGGCATGCGCCGTACGCGCCTCCGCCCCGCTCTAGGGCAGGGAGGCGTGTCCGCGCCATCCTGAGAAGCGGCCCGTTAGGTCGTAGCTTCTAAGGAAGCCCGGCGCGACTCCCTCCATACCAGTTCTCAATCATCTCCTTGATGGCATTAGCCGGACGCTGGATAACTTCCCCTGCTGCAATGCGGTTCACCACTGTCTCATCCAGGCGCCGGATAACCCCTGCTACAAGCGACATTTTGGCGCCAGAAGAGCCCAGGTTACGTCGAGACGCTCACCGGAAGTGCCTTCAGCCAATCAACTCAGAGCTTCGTGCCTACGCCCATCTATGAATTCTGCTTACGCCGTCTTGCCCCATCTTCCAGTGACAGCGCCGCCTCGTAGCCAGGGAGCTATTGATTGGATAGTTTGAATGCCTGTCAAGTTTCTTAAGTCCGTGGGTTCCTGggtctcttcctccctccctaaaGCAGCTTCAGCCCGCTAGCTCAAAGGATATGCGTCTGCGCGCTAGAAATCACTGTTCCCTCTTCCTATTGGCTCGTTCCTAGGGCTAGGGAATACGAAATCTCCAGCCAATAGGAACGGCGGTGCCGTAGGCGGAGGTTGGTGTCCCCCTGCTGGGGTGATCTGGCGCAGAGCGGAGGAGGTGCTTGGCGCTCGCTCCCGCTCCTCCGGTTTTTCTGCGGCCGCCGTTACGTCGGCCCTGCTCTTGAGGCCCCCTGTGAAATGTGGATGACGCCCAAGAGGAGCAAAATGGAAGTCGACGAGTCTCGCGTTTTCCGGTCTGAGTGGACCCAGCGTTACTTGGTGGTGGAGTCTCCGGAGGGCGAAGGGGCCCTGTGCCTGGTCTGTCGCCGCCTCGTCGTGGCCACCCGGGAACGCGACGTCAGGCGCCACTACGAGGCCGAGCACGACTACTACGAGCGGTATGTGGCGGAGGGCGAGCGCGCGGCTTTGGTGGAGCGTCTGCGGCAGGGCGACTCGCCCGTGGTCGCCCCGCTCACTCCCGAGGAGAGAGCTGCGCGTGCAGGCCTCGGGCTCGCCCGCCTCTTGGCCCTGAAGGGTCGCGGCTGGGGCGAGGGGGACTTTGTGTACCAGTGCATGGAGGTGATGCTGAGAGATGTGCTGCCCGAGCACGCCAGCGTTCTGGATGGCATTGATTTATCTCCAGAGCTCACACGGCAGAGGGTCCTGAACATTAACCAGAATCTACGCAGTCAGCTTTTTAACCGAGCCAAGGACTTTAAAGCCTATTCCCTTGCTTTGGACGACCAGGCTTTTGTGGCGTATGAGAACTACCTCCTGGTCTTTGTCCGCGGCGTGGGCCAGGACTTGGAGGTGCAAGAAGAGCTTCTGACCATAATCAACCTGACTCATCACTTCAGTGTCGGGGCCCTCATGGCGGCAATCCTCGAGGCCCTGCAGACAGCAGGGCTTAGCTTGCAGCGAATGGTTGGACTAACCACGACCCACACTCTCAGGATGATTGGTGAGAACTCAGGACTGGTGTCGTATATGAGAGAAAAGGCTGTAAGCCCCAACTGTTGGAATGTTATCCATTATTCGGGATTTCTTCACTTGGAACTGTTGAGCTCCTATGATGTAGATGTTAATCAGATCATAAATACCATATCTGAATGGATCGTTTTGATTAAGACCAGAGGCGTCAGGCGACCCGAATTTCAGGCTTTACTAACTGAATCTGAATCAGAGCATGGTGAAAGGGTTAATGGACGATGTCTGAATAATTGGCTCAGAAGAGGGAAAACTTTAAAACTAATATTTTCACTaagaaaagagatagaaacaTTCTTGGTTTCAGTAGGGGCAACGACTAtgcatttcacagacaaggaatgGCTTTGTGACTTTGGCTTCTTGGTGGATATTATGGACCACCTTCGAGAACTCAGTGAACTCTTGAGAGTTAGTAAAGTGTTTGCTGCTGCTGCCTTTGACCATATTTGTACCTTTGAAGGTAAACTGAGTTTACTTCACAGACATATTGAGGAAGAAAATCTGACACACTTTGCTGCCTTCAGAGAAGTTGTTGATGAGCTCAAACAGCGTCATAAAGAagatcaaaaaatatttgatccTGATAGATATCAAGTGGTGATCTGTCGCCTACAAAAAGAATTTGAGAGACATTTCAAGGACCTCAGGTTCATTAAAAAGGACTTAGAACTGTTTGCAAATCCATTTAACTTTAAACCTGAGTATGCACCTATCTCAGTAAGGGTGGAGCTAACAAAACTTCAGGCAAATACAAACCTTTGGAATGAGTACAGAATCAAAGACTTAGGGCAGTTCTATGCTGGATTGTCTGCTGAATCTTACCCCATTATCAAAGGGGTTGCCTGTAAGGTGGCATCCTTATTTGATAGTAGCGAAATCTGCGAAAAGGCTTTTTCATATTTGACTCGAAATCAGCACACTTTGAGCCAGCCATTGACAGATGAGCATCTCCATGCCCTGTTTAGGATTGCCACAACTGAAATAGAGCCGCATTGGGATGATCTCGTGAGAGGAAGAAATGAATCTAATCCATAAGCCTTTGTAGTACAACGTTGAAACACTCAACCAGAATCcaattctaaaaacaaaaatttgtttgatttttcaggtTTACTGATTTGGATTGTGGGAAAGCACCAAGTTTATTCATCCAAATTGATCACAATTCAAATTCTtctgacaggttttttttttttttttttttatctcaagAGGCAGCATGAGACTAAAACATgcaaacatctttttaaaaacttgatgaCAAAGTCATTGTCTTTtgcttttataattgtttttaaaggaGTTTAGTACTGAATGTGAGTTAAATTAGGAGACTGTTTTTAAggcatttcaaagaaattttagcTCTTATTTTAACAAAGTGTTAAAATTATGATGCATATAATCTGAAATTATCAGCTCCTTGAATATATGTTTGAGCCAATTTGCAGAAACTCAAATAGCAAGTTCAGAAGTTTCTGAAAAGGAAGAACGTACATACATTGGAGGTATTTTGTCTAACTATCAAAAtgtttgagacttttttttaaacacatttctGAATCTGAAGTGAATATTAACAAATTCCCGCCCTCTCACCCCCCTACCCCAGTGATAATGATATTACCACTAGAGGAAGTaatcaaagaaaattttagtCAGAGgagcaagaaatatttttaaattgctggTTTAGGAGGCTTCCTGCAATTTGGAGATCAGACTAAGCAATTATTGGAGGTTCCCCCTGAATTTTTCAGAATTGGGTGCCGTTACATCAGCTTGCCTGTGAAAGGACTACGGTAAGTATAGAATCTTAACGGTTGCCCATTAGCAGTTCTTTTTTCTACTCTAGACAGAAGTTTGGCTCTGTCAcatgagaaggaaaagagatttttGCACTCCAAGATAAGGAGGTGTGAGGTGTCTTAGCTTCTTTGTCCTAGCTGCATGGGTGTTAATTGCTTTATAAAGAAAGCTTGCTTAAAGGAAACCCTTTAAAGTGATATAATGTCAGATTTTGTTAGCTGCTGGAAATAGATTTACTGTAGAATTTGAAACTGCCCCACACATTCTGTATTTAAGACAGTGCACAAGTAGAAATATTTAGCTCTCAAGAAGCAGCTGTGTCCACAGGTTGTAACAATTCCATATTTTTTAGTGCAACATCCGTTTTGTGGTAAAACAGTTTTTTTCAAACTTATGTTAACCACGAAAAGGAAATCTTACAGTAAAGCCAAATAtgtaaaatgatttaaaataggACCCAACATAGAGATCATCTCAAGTACAGTTTGAAAACTCATGCTAAAGTCTTGTCTTAACTATTGTAGCACATTATTCTGTAGTCACTGATCCAGCAAATTCAGGGAACCAAGATACAACCAAGAATTTAGAAGGAACTGATGCCTTGAGCAATCCAGGTAGATTCCATAAGAGCCTAAAACCCAAAACTGTTTCAGAGGTTCTCAACCAGAGACAGTAACACCTCTTTCCAGAGGATGTTGGGAAACATAGGCGGCTTCTTTTGTTGTCACATTTAGTAAGGGGCTTCTGCGGGCCTTAAAATGTGAAGGACCCCCCCCAGGGGTATATAGGACAGCTGGGAGAATTACCTCTCCCAAAGTGCCAATAGACCCCCAGTGTAGGTTATCTCAT from Equus caballus isolate H_3958 breed thoroughbred chromosome 16, TB-T2T, whole genome shotgun sequence harbors:
- the EPM2AIP1 gene encoding EPM2A-interacting protein 1, whose amino-acid sequence is MWMTPKRSKMEVDESRVFRSEWTQRYLVVESPEGEGALCLVCRRLVVATRERDVRRHYEAEHDYYERYVAEGERAALVERLRQGDSPVVAPLTPEERAARAGLGLARLLALKGRGWGEGDFVYQCMEVMLRDVLPEHASVLDGIDLSPELTRQRVLNINQNLRSQLFNRAKDFKAYSLALDDQAFVAYENYLLVFVRGVGQDLEVQEELLTIINLTHHFSVGALMAAILEALQTAGLSLQRMVGLTTTHTLRMIGENSGLVSYMREKAVSPNCWNVIHYSGFLHLELLSSYDVDVNQIINTISEWIVLIKTRGVRRPEFQALLTESESEHGERVNGRCLNNWLRRGKTLKLIFSLRKEIETFLVSVGATTMHFTDKEWLCDFGFLVDIMDHLRELSELLRVSKVFAAAAFDHICTFEGKLSLLHRHIEEENLTHFAAFREVVDELKQRHKEDQKIFDPDRYQVVICRLQKEFERHFKDLRFIKKDLELFANPFNFKPEYAPISVRVELTKLQANTNLWNEYRIKDLGQFYAGLSAESYPIIKGVACKVASLFDSSEICEKAFSYLTRNQHTLSQPLTDEHLHALFRIATTEIEPHWDDLVRGRNESNP